ACAAAGAGAAATTAATTCGAGTAATTATTTCATAAAATTAGTTTACAATCATTTCTTTGTAAAAAAAACTATTTTCAAAGCTTCTCGTAAATTCAACATGGAAGCTGCTCAGTGCTCCAGAAGATTGGCAAAACTGTAAAAGATCCCTCAATctctaatttctttttttttagatctaaaaatGTTTTGaccaaaaacatcacatcgaatgtttgaatCTATGCATCCAGTATTAAATgtggacaaaataaaaaaataattgcacagttcatgtgtaaattgcgagacgaaacttttgagcctaattgcgCCATGATTTGACATGTGGTGCTACAATAAACATttgctaatgatgaattaattaagtttaataaatttatctcgCAGTTTATGGTGGAATCtgtaatttgttttgttactagTCTAtctttaatacttcaaatgagCATTCGAatgtttcaaaaattttacacctaAAGAACTAAATAAGGCAGAAGGCACGAGTTGTAACAGTAAGCATGCGCAACAATGTGCATGATGCTAGCGATCCTATAATCTTTTCTCAAGACGTAACCAGACTTTGTTCAGCAATATATATCAATAGtaaatgaaaatatttttgataAGATTAACTCTATGTCATGAAACCCACGTATTCCCTACTTTGTCAAATGTAGAACGTGCTAAGCTAAATTCATCTAATGCTGATCAAGcgtatagaaaaaaaatatattattaacATCTTCAAAACCGATTTGATATCGCATCATTTTACAAATTAGATTACATTTGAAGAGATTTGGTTTATGATAAAATTAAACCGACTTAGGCTTTACACAACTTTATAACTTCAAAATGAAAATGTGGAGAATCGATACACACGGGCCGTTAGAATGGGGGATTGGATTGTCAAACTCCCCCCAAACCCAACGTAAACCGGTCAAGTTCCACTCCACTTCGCGGCTCGATTTGGTTCTGCTAAATTTGACAACCGCATCCAACCCCATCCGCCTCCAAACCAAAGCGACAGGcacgagctcgccgccgacgagcctcCCCGTCCAACCCGGGGAACGGAAGCAGCGAGGGCCGTCAGCGGCGATGGCTGCCTCCCCTCCTCGtcctctcctccgcctcctcctaaCCCTAGCCCTGGCTCTCACCGTGGCCGCCGCGGGCAAGATCTCGGCCCCCCGCACCCCGATCTCGCGCGACATCTACCACTCCAGGTGAGCCTGCTCCGCGCCTCCGCTCCACACCACACCACCCCCCGGGGCACCCTCACGCCTCCCCGTTCACCTGAATTTTTGCCCTCCCCGGCGCCAATTCGTCCCGCGCGCCAGCAGTAGCTGCCTGCTCATCCACGTTACCTAAGTGCTAATTCAAATGATGGATGGGATTTGGGTTCGTCACAGCTCGTGCGTGATCGATTTTTACTGAGATTCTACTATCGCTTGCGCGTCATGATCTGGGTCTGGCCATTGTAAATTCGTGTTTGTGCCGTCCGCGGCGGGTTTGGACCCCGACTAAGCGCATCCGGCCACATTTCTTCCAAGTAGTTGATGCAAGCTATGGCTGCGTCGATATGGCATGGTTCGACGTTGCTGCTGCTACAATCTGTGCATTCATTGGCTCACCAATTGCTGACGGATTGATTGTTTGTAATCAGGGTGCATAGTTAAGTGTCTAGGACTTGAGAATTCTCAATTCTTCTGTTTTGTTTGGTAACTAGCTGAAATTGAAACATGAAAGCTGCTCCCTCTTTAAACCTTGCCTCGATAACTATCCATCTCTGAATTCAAGGAGCATACTGATACTATATTCCTATTGTTGTATTGGCTTCTCAATTTTGGAAACTCCTTTTGTTCATATGTGTTGCCTAGTAGTGACtgtcttcttccttcttttcttGCTAGTGATTCTCTTCTGCGTGAAATCAAGGCTTTGGTCGCTCAGCATTCAGACAAATTGAGTGTGAGTGATTTACCTATTCTTCTCAATTTTTCATTCGTCAGTTTGCTTTGTTTCCACTAGTCCCATCTATTCTATGCTGAATAATGTGTTGCAGATGGACACTATAACAACAAGCAACAAAGGCTATTCTGCAGATCTGTTTGTTGTTACATTTAATCACGTGAAGGAGAGTGTGGATAATGGCTCAAAGGTTCATATCCTTCTGGTCAGTTTCCAACTAAATCTCTTCACTCTTTTCCCCCGAATTGTATGCAATACTATGCTTCACTTAATCAGTTGCACCACATTATAGATCCAATGTCTCAGGTTCAAATATGAACCATCCCATCCAAATATTCTCCACAATTTCACCTCTGTAGAGAGGTGCACATCATAAAAGAAATGAAACTAATTAGCGCATGTCTTTCCAATTAGTATTTGTGTGTTGATTTGTAAATTAAATTATTGTTTTCTTGCGGTTTTGACAGAAAGGTTCATTGTCTTCCAGAGCTTTGGACAGCATGGCAGAGAACTTGTTACCTCTGAAGTTGCATTACGCCTTCTCTATATTTTAACGGAGAAGCGTAAGATTGCTGGTGTGGATCTTTCATCCTTTGAGAGAGTGCTGGAGAACCTTGTGATCAAAGTAAGTTCCTTTGAACTTATTTTACATTCAGCTCTTAACTAACTGTTAATAAATTATTAATGAAACACATTTGCATGCAAATGTGCCTTTGTCCTGCTATGCCCTATTGCCCTGCACTGGACTAGCATAATTTTGAGGGCGATATTTATTTGAAATTGAACCTAGGTAAAAATATGTTTGGTAGGagtatgttttttttcttgaggTGCACTGCCCTTATGCCAGCATTATGATCTTGATCTGCATTTGCTGTACTCATGCTGTTAAAATTTAGTGTACTATCATTAAACGCTATTGAAGGGTGGGCCTGGTGCTGTGGTAGAGTCTCCACTTGTGTCCTGGAGGTTCTAGGTTCAAACTAgactttttgaaaatttttgaagtttgGGGCTGTCTAGAAATCCTCTTTCCCAGATCCCATCTTGTGTCGGAACTTTCAGCATTGGGTATTACCCCCTTTATTATTAACTGCTATTAGCCTATTACTCAATCTAAGTTGCAAGGAGAACAGAAGGCCTGATAGTTAGTATGGTGGCTGTAAAGGTATTATGTCCTTAATACTCCTGATGGATAACCAGGATGATTATGATGTTGTTCTAGTTTTAAGAGGATGGACTTTGGCCTCAAAAGCAGAAACACTTTCCTTAGATGGCATCCTTAGTATTGTCACCTTTACTCCTGTCTTACCCTTGTTTCTGCTGCCACTATTTTGATTATATTACTTCTGTTCTATATCACTACAGAATCATATCTTgaagtaatgaaatattatattGTTTACTTGTGCCTTTCTCTTTTAGGTGGTCCCGATGGAAAATTTGAATGGTCGCAAACATGTTGAAGAAGGGGAGCTTTGCGATAGGAGAAATGGTGATTGGTCTTCACCTACAAATCCATTCATCTAAATCCGTTTTCGTGCCaactatttttaaaatatatctTCCCCCTTTGgcaggaagaggagttgatctTAATAGAAATTGGAGTGTGGACtggggaaagaaagaaaaggtcaGTATCTTGGTAGTTTCTCACTGTGCAATGGAAAAAATCAAATTGAtatattttaaaagaatcagCATACATCTCGACTCGCGATTAGTCGCGCGGAATCGCGCCTAGGCGAGCGCCTAGCGGAACAGGGCTTGAGATCAAACATATAAGAGCATTGCCCTTGAAAACTTGAATGATTGTTTTGAGTGCAATGTTATATGTATCCATAAGGATTTAATGGACTTTACTCATGCACTGTATTGTGTATTCAATTGATGTTTTCAGTTGGGTGATCAGAGTTTTCCGATCTTTTATGAATGTCTAACTTTTTTTGTGGATCTGTGTGGAATTACTAGATGAACTTTTCTAGTTCAATCAAATCTACTATAGGATTGCCCCATGAAAACTTGTCTGCTTGACAAGTAGGATCACTAACTTCCAGTTGAAGATTATGTCTATATAGACTTGTACTTGACTTTTGCCATGCTTTACCATGCATATTCCTTGGTCTCTGTTGGGTGTGGTGATCAGAGTTCTGCCATTGGTTTGTGGactttgagctagtgaccttTATATGTGACAGGTTCATTATTAATTTTGTCTACATGGTCCTTGTTGGTTGTTGGGTCCAGTCAGAAATTTTAcaaatatgcatatgcatactaTTAACATATTGAACCTTTTTTATGTGTGTTTTCTTATTTTATAGGACTATGACCCATATGAGGAGAATCCTGGTATCGCTCCTTTTAGCGAACCTGAGGCCCAAATCATGAGGGAACTATCCAGGTCATTTAAACCTCATATTTGGGTGAATGTGCATTCTGGAATGGAGGTAATGCAACTGTTTTGCTCTGTTGATATCCTGTATGTGACACGTAATACCAAAGTTAGATCAGAGTATATATGTACGTAATCCACAAAAGAAAATTGTCATTTTGACCCACAAGGACAAGTCAGGCTTTCATGGTTGCCCCCTGTCAGTAAGCTACTTTCATGCATGTTTGCCATCTTGGCACTTACAAATCTTGGTGACCTTTTTACTCCTTGACTTCGGAAAAATCCTTCTTCTTTATTCCTATTGTTGAACTCTCCTGCCACTGGTTAAACCCTGAATCTCTTATATGCCACTGTTAGTGACTGTGGGGGACCCATATGTCATATTTATCATGTAGTCACATGCTAGATTGTCATTAACTATGCacaaatttggaattaaaaaacaCGATATGTTTTAGTATCACAAATACACCCTTTTCTTTATTAATGTGGGTAAGAATATGCATATGGTTATATTTACTTATATATCTGGTTTTGGTTCATGATATACATGTAGTATGAAATGCTATGGTGTCTTGTTTGCTTTATTATTTATGGAGTGCAACTACCACCATCACTAAAGTTGTGGAGTTCTGAAATATTAGTGATGGACTAGGATATGCTTTAGCAAGAATCTCATTTGGCCTTAAAATCTGAACATATTGTTTAGAAAGAGAAACTTGTTCCTTGCAGTTGCACATAACCCTACCGATGTACATCTTGATGCAGCTAATTCATCTCcatctcatttttttttctcattctGTTCAACTGCAGGCCTTATTTATGCCATACGATCACAAGAATACCACACCAAATGGAGCTTCTGCACATTTGATGCGGTCTGTTTTAGAGAATTTGAACCATCGCCATTTCCAAGATAGCTGCCTAGTTGGGTCTGGCGGTGGATCTGTTGGGTATGTACATGTCACATGTTTCCTGTTTTCATTTTTGTACTTATATTCCTTTTGTTGTTTGTCACCCTGTGAAGTTCGTTGACTATATCGCTTATTATTTGTTTTTAATCCTTTCCCTTTGCAGATATCTTGCACATGGGACCACGACTGATTACATGTATGATATTGCAAAGGTGCCAATGCCGTTCACCTTTGAGGTCAGACAATCTATTGTCTTTGTTTAGAGTAGGAGTAGAACAGAACTGTAAGCACTAAGCTCATTTTTTTGCTGATACCCAGATATATGGAGATGAGAAAGCATCTACTGACGATTGCTTCAAAATGTTCAATCCTGTTGACAAGACAACATTCGACGTACGGAAATCTAGCATCTCTGTACCTACAGTATTTTTAGTGGTGTGATTTCTGTCTGATAACCATTGTTTCTGTCAACAGAGAGTCATCAACAAATGGTGCATGGCATTTCTCATACTTTTTGAGGAAGGCTTGCGAAACTTGCGAGATGCCCAGATAGTATCACGAGTCACACCGGACAACTGGGTCCCAATCGGAGGAGACGTTGTCGAGAGAAATGTAGCACAGAAGACTGCCCGTGAAAGGAGGAAGCTGGAAGGTCTTGACCTTGGAATGCAGGAGCTAAGAACATACTTTCGTCTATTTATGGTATCTACATTCTTGTTGATGTTCATGTTCTGCACAAGGATATCAAAGAACAGAAACAGAGACTCAGGTAACGTCTTTGATCCTTGAATACCAAGAAAGCGATGATTGGAGCTCGCTGCTCAGTTGAGTTTCAGTTGATGGCCATCTGTTGCCTCGGATGAGCAAAGCGTGTGAAACATTTGATGTTGGAACACAATTACACAATTCTGTGCCTGCCACTTGGAGTTGGAGACGAGGCTGCTAGGATCAGAATTGTATCAAGCAGTTCCTGTTCAGATTTTAGTAACTGCCAGATGCAGATTTGGTTAATTGTTAAGAGATTGTACCTGTAAGTTGTAAAAATTGTCCATATCAGCTTTTTTTCGAAGCATAGTTTTTTACATTTTGAAGGTTGGTGCACCCAAAGCTGGATATGAATGCTAGTTTCGTGACATGAATGAACTGATTAACGTGTCACTGCTCGAGTGATTTATGATGAGTTGGATGTGAAACTGTGATTGCCTAAATTAGTGAGTCCCAAGAATCATCAAATTTGGATTTTAAGCTCCACAAATATGAGATGGCGAGATGTTTCACTGGAATCGTCAAAAGGCATGTAAGAATTAACTACAGACAGCCGGAGTTCAACTGTTATGAAAACAGATGGATTGGTTGGTATTCAACAGGATGGGGTTGCAAGCATATGGAAATAAAACTCACTAGAGAAGCTAGAGAGATCCGAGAGTTAATACGAATGTATGCCATCCTCACTCAGTTGGGCCTATGGGCCATGGCGGCCTGGCCCGGTAACGGCCGAGTCCATTCCTCACCTCACCGTCCCCCCCCTTCCTTTCAAGGTCTCCTGCAGAGTGATTTAAATATTGTTTCTGTAGAATTTCTTGTTTTTAAGAAAATGTAGAGTTTCTTTTGGctgctgcgttttgtactagTGATCTTTTGGAATTAAGGTGATCTAGTTATGAAATTCTACTTAGCATCAGGATTAGCTGACTGCGACCCCTTTTTTCGAAAGAAATATATACTTAGAGCTTTGCACATCTTCTACATAGATCATTGCTGAACGGATAATCCTATTTTTCTTTGTGGTGATAGATGCACATAACTGCAGGTCTTTCTGATTAATCAAAACACGCAACAGAGCACAGTGTGCTTTTTTTGTCGTCTTCTTTTATGGCCTTGTGTTGCTGGCTTGTTTGTTGTACTTGCCCTTCATCCTTGTCCTGGTATGCAAGGACCAAAGGAACATTTATCATTCGGTAGCTTCTCGGCTAAACAGCTAGCAGTTCTCCGATCAAATCAAATCAGCAGCAAccatcagccaccagccagtcagcaaTATCCTCTtataataaatcagcaccagccaccgacCACAATACTCGATTAAGTCAATATGAGGGCCGGTAATGGCAAGatggatttattttattttatttttcttaccTGGCTTTGCTGTTCTGTTTCCTCGTATATTTATAAAATAACGGTGTGTTTGTCACATTTTTATGGCAAGAGACATGCATTTTCCTACTGTTCCAATTGTAATTGCAATAATGTTCCTGGCACCTTTTTGTGTTAGCCATTTGTAATATTCTTTATACTGCAGAAGATGCTTGATGATGCAATGGTACATGACTAGATAAGCATGGGGAATTTGGGGCCCCTGGATTTGAAGTTTCATTTACCTGGAACATTAGGCCCACTGTATATATGGTCGTGTAGTTTAGTTTGAAGTAGTACCGTTTATTTGGGAGTTGTGTACTTGTGTGACTGCTACTACTGT
This window of the Panicum virgatum strain AP13 chromosome 1K, P.virgatum_v5, whole genome shotgun sequence genome carries:
- the LOC120700533 gene encoding carboxypeptidase A1-like, with amino-acid sequence MAASPPRPLLRLLLTLALALTVAAAGKISAPRTPISRDIYHSSDSLLREIKALVAQHSDKLSMDTITTSNKGYSADLFVVTFNHVKESVDNGSKVHILLSFGQHGRELVTSEVALRLLYILTEKRKIAGVDLSSFERVLENLVIKVVPMENLNGRKHVEEGELCDRRNGRGVDLNRNWSVDWGKKEKDYDPYEENPGIAPFSEPEAQIMRELSRSFKPHIWVNVHSGMEALFMPYDHKNTTPNGASAHLMRSVLENLNHRHFQDSCLVGSGGGSVGYLAHGTTTDYMYDIAKVPMPFTFEIYGDEKASTDDCFKMFNPVDKTTFDRVINKWCMAFLILFEEGLRNLRDAQIVSRVTPDNWVPIGGDVVERNVAQKTARERRKLEGLDLGMQELRTYFRLFMVSTFLLMFMFCTRISKNRNRDSGNVFDP